The sequence GCCGTTGAACCGGCTTTGACGATGAAGTTAAAACTGATGACCGGGACTTCATGCTGTTCCATTAACAATAGCGTCATGCCATTTGGCAGTTTTACTTTTTTATAAGTCGGCAATTTTAAATCGCCATTCGCTGTGGGATAGGCAACCGCCGTTGTCGCGATCAACATTAAACACCATATGCAGGCAGATAATCTCTTCATAATTCCTCTATTCAAGCGTCTTTCAACTTGGCTTCGCATCATTATTTTTTGCTCGCGGTCTGTTGATTGGTTGTGGCAGTCTTCGATTTTTTCGCGGCGACCGAGGGTTTGCCGGATTCGACTTTTTTCGCATCAGCCGTGGTGTTGGCTTTTTCGGGAATCAGCGTTGCCACGGTGCGATGGTTTTCCGAAAAATATTTTTTCACCACGCGCTGCACATCTTCTTTGGTAACTTTCTTATAATCATCAGCCGCGTTGAACATCTTTTTGTAATCACCGAAAAATACTTCGTAGCTGCCAAGCGTGTTGGCTTTGCCGTTGATGGTTTTCTGTGTGCGATAAAAATCGGCAAGCAAAATATTTTTGGCTTTTTCCAGCTCTTTATCGGTAATCAATTCGGTTTTCAGTTTATCAATCTCCTGATAGATGACCTTTTCAACCGTTTCGGGCGCGACCCCATCTTTGGGTTGCGCGGTGATTTCAAAAAGCGAGGGGTCGAAACTGAAGCCGAACCCCAAACCGCCGCGCACCGAAAGCGCCAGTTGGTCTTTATCAACCAGACGTTGATACAGGCGCGAACTGTCGCCCGCGAACAACACATTTTCTAAAACGCGAAGCGGATAATAATCCGGGTGTGCCGATTCGGGTATGTGATAGCCCATCATCAAAATCGGCAACTGCGCAAATTTTTTCAGCACGATGCGGCGTTCACCAAGCTGTTCGGGTTCCGTGGTCGTAACTTTTGCCGGCAGTTCGCGGGCGCGAATCGGTGCGATATATTTTTGCGCAAACTTGATAATTTCATCGGCGCTCACATCGCCGACCACAACCATCGTGGCGTTGTTTGGCGCATAGCCCATCTCGAAATGTTTTTTGAGGTCTTCCATTTTCCAGTTTTCAATATCGACCATCCAGCCGACCACCGGCCACTGATAGGGATGCGCCGTGAACGCCGCCGCATAAAGCTGTTCGTTCAGCAGTCCGAAATTATTGGCATCAACCGAAGTGCGCCGTTCGCTTGCCACCACGCCGCGTTCGGATTCGATAATCTTGGGGTCGAAGGCGAGGTTTTGAATGCGGTCGCCTTCGAGGTCAAAAATCAATTCAAGCGCCGAGGGCGTGAACCAGTCCTGATAAACCGTCACATCGTTTGAGGTGTAAGCGTTGTTGCGCCCGCCGGCGGCTTCCATCACGCGGTCAAATTCGCCCGCGCCATATTTTTTCGCGCCGTTAAACATCATGTGCTCGAAGAAATGTGAAAGCCCCGTAGTGCCGGGTCGTTCATTGCGCGAGCCGATGCGATAAAAAATATAGAGCGCCACACTCGGAATCGAGTGGTCTTCCTGAATTAAAATCTTCATCCCGTTTGTAAGCTGATGGGTTTTGACTTCAAAACTCTGGGCTTTGGTTGGGGTTGAATTGAAGGTGACAAAGAATAGAGCCAGAAACAGGCTGACAGTTGATTGCAAAAATTTCATATAACAATTCCTCATTGATCGGGCAGTATCGCTTTACCGGTTAAGCAATCGTAACTGAATAGTCAAGCCCACAGCAAGCGGCGCTTTATTGACGAAATTAAAGCCCGGAGTTTGTGAATTACACGGGCGCTGGTATTATCACACACGAGATGAGCGAAAAAATTTTAGTCACCGGAGCCACGGGATTTGTCGGCAGCCATCTGGTTGAGCGTTTGATTGAATGCGGCAAACAGGTGCGCTGCCTGGTGCGAAAATCAAGTAACCTCAGATACCTCACCCATCCGCAAATTGAATTGGTTTACGGCGGACTTGATGGCTCGACCAACTGGGAAGAGGCGTTTGCCGATGTCGGAATGGTTTATCACGTCGCCGGGTTGACCTTTGCCAGACGCCCACAAGACTATTTCATCGTCAATCATCAGGGCACCGAAGCGATTGTCTCGGCGACGCTGTTGCATCGTGAACAGATAAAAAAATTCGTGCATGTCAGTTCGCTTGCGGCGGTCGGTCCCGGCGTCAAAGACCGTCCGGTTGACGAAGACACAACCCCCGCGCCGATTACCGCTTACGGACGCAGCAAATTGATGGGCGAAGAGGTGGTGTTGGCTGCCGCAGATTTATTACCAGTGACCATCGTGCGACCCCCTGCGGTTTATGGGCCGCGCGATTACGCGATCTATGAAATGTTCAAAGCGATTGCCAGAGGTTTTTCTCCTTCGATTGGCAAATATGATAAGCAAATCAGTCTGGTGCATGTTTTCGATTTAGCCGATGGCATCATTCTCGCAGGTGAAAGCGACAACGCTAACGGGCGAGTCTATTTCATTTCAAGCGAAGAAATTTATTCTTATGATGCGCTGGTTGAAATGATTGCAAAAATTTTTAATCGCAAAGTGCGTTCGCTCGCGATACCGAAAAGCCTGGCTTACAGCGTGGCGGCAGTTGCCGAAGTCGCTTCAGCCATCACCCGCAAAGCGCCTGTGATGAATCGCGATAAAGTGACCGATTTTTCGCAGGAAAACTGGGGTTGTTCGATTGCCCGGGCTAAAAAAGAGTTGGGTTACGAACAACAGATTCCCATCGAAGAAGGCTTGCGCCGCACCATTGACTGGTACAGGAAAGAAGGATGGTTGTAAAAGAAGAAGGGGAGACCGGGAGACCGGGAGGCGGGGAGACGGCAAACTTTCAAACTCCTTTGCAAGAGCCTGTGCAAGCTACTACGCGAGAGCCTCTTCAAACTTCCACACAAAACCGCACCCTAAGCGTAGGTCAGGACGGCGCAAGCGGCGCTAAACAAAAATTACCTGAGGGCGCAGTCTACGATGGGCGATTGACACCCGCCGATAAAGTCTTCATTGCTTATCTGCTAATCCTTGCCGGTTTAATTTTATTGGCGATTGAACGCATTGAGCATTGGGCAATGTTACTGTTGCTTCATGCGTTGAGCCTGGGCTTTATCGTCTTACTGGCAAAAGTAATTGCGCCGAAACTGGGCAATGTCGGGCGATTCATTCGCGGCTGGTATGCCGTACCGTTTATTCCTACGACGTTTAAAGAGCTTGAATATTTGATTCCGCGCCTGCACCCGCGTGATTTCGACTGGCAACTGGCGGCTATTGATTACCGCGTGTTTGGCGTGCATCCGACCATCTGGCTCGAACGTTTGCACGTTCCGTTGCTCACGGAAATTTTTCAAATCGTTTATGCGACCTACTATTTTTATCCGGTGATTTTAGGTGTGGTACTCTGGCTGAGAGGCGATTTTGAGAGATTTCACTTCTGGGTATTTATTCTGATGTGCGGATTTTATTTATCGTATCTGGGCTATATCGCTGTACCGGCAATCGGGCCGCGATTTATTCTCGCCGACCAACAGAGCTTGCCGCTTTCGGGCGTCTGGTTATTCGATACGATTCGCGGGACGCTTGATCGAGCCGAGGGCATTACGCGGGATTGTTTCCCCAGCGGGCATACGGAAATCACATTGCTGGTACTTTTTTATGCGTGGAAATTTCATCGGCGAACCTTTCAATGGATGTGGTTGCCGCTTTTCGCCATCATTGTTTCAACGGTTTATTTGCGCTATCACTACGTTGTCGATGTGGTGGCGGGTGTGGTTGCGGCGCTTTTGGTGATTGCCGCCGCCAAACCAATGTATCGCTGGCTTGGCGGTGGTGAAATTGAAACGACCGATTAAGATTGGTGATGGTTGCCATTGAGTTGATGGTTCACCACCTTAATCGAAAGGGCGATTAAATACCGATTAACCATTTCTTTATCCATTGCCTGAGCCAATTCATCTTCAAGCCTTCTGAGCGCCTGAGAGCGATTTTCAATCAATCGTTGATAAACGTGTTCTACTAAATCATCGACCATAGCGTTGGTGTTTTTATTGTGTGTTTCTGCTTCTGCCTTCAAATTGAGAGAGGTGATGACGCTGGTATGAATCGTGCGATGAAATCGCGACACAAATTCATTCCAGGCAACCGCATCGGGGGGGCGGAGTGTACATCGCTGTATCAACTCCAAAGCGGTCATCCGACCAGCGCCATTTCTTGTGTAATCGTGATTAGGGTTCTCCATTTTCTCTCCACTGTTTTGGCGGTCAATGTTTTATTTTTATGCGTGTACTAGCGTTAAGTATCTTTGGCCCAAGTTGGTGGATTTGGCTGCTGCCTTGATTTGAGCAAGCGATTCGGGGCAAACCAGAAGCACCCGTATGGCAGTTTCTGTGAAATGGATTTTCTTGTCATTCACCAGCTGGCATAGTTCCAGCGTGCTCAAGCCAAAAATGGCGGTCGCTTCATCCAGTGATAACATCGTGGTGTCTTCGCTGCAAACCGGGCAATTCGGTTTAATCGCTTTGCTGCGACGGCGTATCACCATCACCTCGTGAGTTTCTACGATGATTTCAGTTCTTGTTGTATCCACGTCCTGACCTCAGAAAAGTTTGCTTGGGTCAGCGAACTGTGATATTTTTGCACCCAAAGTTTATTAGGTTCAGGCTTCCCTGTTCACTGACCTCAAGTTTGCACTGTGACAATTTCATATTGGGTTCGCTAAAATCCTTAGCAAACTTTGAATCTTTTATGAAAAAACTCTGAATAAGACTTAACAGGTAGTGATATGAAGCATTTATACAGATTCGGCGATTTTTATTTAGACCCCCAAAACAAATCTTTATTAAAAGACCAGGCGACGATTCAGCTTGCGCCCAAGACCTTCGACACCCTTTTGGTGCTGGTTGAAAAAAACGGTAATGTCGTAACCAAAGATGAATTGTTACAGAAAGTCTGGCAGGGCGCTGCCATTGAAGAGAACAATTTAAACCAACAGATTTCCGCTCTGCGGAAAACTTTGGGTGAAGCGCCCGATGGCATGAAGTTCATCGAAACGATTCCGAAACGCGGTTACAAATTCGTCGCCCCGGTTGAAGAAGTCGATGACGCCATCATCATCGAAAAGCATAAACTCTCGCGCGTGGTCATTGAACATCGAAGCGGCGAGCAGGCGCAGGTTGCAACAGCGGAACTCACAGACCCGGCGACTAAAGTTTTACCTGAGACTCAGCAAAGCTTTTGGCAAACCCGGCAAAAGGTGATTGCGGCTTTCCTGATACTTCTGATGCTCATCGGCGGCTACACGATTTGGCGATACTTCAAACCGGTTGATAGTCCTGAAGCTCAGTGGAGCAACGGCATCATTGAAACTCAGCTTATTTCCGTAAAAGCAAATGTCGGCGGAGGTATTGGTTCATGCAAATTTTCACCTGACGGAAAGCTGGTGGCTTATACTGATGAAAGAGATAATTATCTCAACATTCGAGTCACTAAAGTTGGCAGCAACGTTTCAAGAGCGATTACCGATGAAAAATCGATAAATCAAAGCCCGGTCTGGTCGCCTGATGGTGGGCAGATTGCTTTTTTATCTGACCGGGGCAGTAAACTCGGACTGTGGGCGGTGGATTCTTTTGGCGGCGCGCCGAAACCTCTCATCACGTTTGATGACTTCGGAGAAAAGGGCAAAGAGGGTAAACCATCACTTATCAAATGGTCAAAAAACGAAAAAATTTACTATCAATGGGGCAGCAATTTATTTAGCGTCGATTTAAATTCAAAAGCCATTTCGCAAATCACGTCATTTGACCAGACAAAATTTTTTACCAGAGATTTCGACATTTCAGCCGACGAAAACTATATCGTGTATTTGGATAAACAGAACAACCAGTCCGATATTTGGCAACTGCCGATGCAGGGTGGCACTCCGGTTCAACTTACCAGTGATGCAGCAACCGAACGTAGTCCGTTGTGGTATCCTGACGGGAAACACTTGGTTTACAAATCAATCACCGATGCCACCAATCAAATCTGTTTATACAATCTCGAAAGCCGAGAGATAACCCAGATTAAACTTGAAAACGACGATGGCGCTTTGAGGGATATATCACCCGATGGTCAGCAGATACTCTATTCTCAAAGAAAAATTGAATCGGATATATGGAAACTGGATGTAGATAATCCCGAAGAAATTCCGCTGACTGCGGAATCGGATTTGGAATCCTGGGCGGACGCTTCACCCGATGGCACAACCATCGCCTATCAAGTGATTAAAGGAACCCAGGGAAGATGGGATTTTAAAGAAAGCCGGTTATTTATTAAACCGATTGCTTCGGAAAGTCCGGCAACTGAACTCGCGGCGAAAGCCTATGACCCGCAATGGTCACCCGATGGAAAAAGCATCGCATTTCTTCGGGTTGTCGAGGGGTTCCATGACCTCTGTGTGATTAGCGCGATGGGCGGGCAGGAACGAAATCTGGTAGCGGGCAATGTTCAATATGGTGGTTCAGTTCCTCCGGCAATGCTTCGCTCACTGCCCAAAGATTATTGCTGGTCGCCCGATAGCAGCAAAATTGCTTATAGCTACCGGCAAGATGAAGTGAACAATATCTGGGTAGTAGCGGCAGATGGCTCCGACAATCGGAAAATTTCAAACAATCTGGATACAAACCTCGAAGTAAAATGCCCGATGTGGTCGCCTGATGGCAAACGCCTTGCCTATATTTCCGGTTACACTCCTCCCCCAAATGAAAATCAACGTTGGAGTTTATGGGTTTCCGATTCGGATAAGCCGGTATTTCAAACGGCTTCCGTTTTACAATTACTGGGCTGGGCAGGAGAAAACGAATTCATAGTCGCAAGCGTTGAAAACGAAAGGGGCAATAAAGCCAACCTTACAAAAGTGACATTGTCAAAAATTTCCCCCGCAGGTGAACAAAAAATTGCCACTCTCGAATCGACCTACCTTGCCAATATTTATTTATCGCCGGATGGTAAGCAGGTAGCATTTGTGGCGGTGCAAAACGGCAAAGGAAATATTTATCTGATGCCAGTTGGCGGAGGCGAGGTTAAACCATTAACCAACAATCCTGACCCAAGGGTGCTCTTTTCGACACTCAACTGGTCAGCCGACAGCAAAACCCTGTTTTACGGGAAAACCGGGTTAATTAACGGATTAACTCTGATTACGAGCAAAGGAGACGAATAGATGAACTCAGAAAAAGCTTTCACCATCAATGTCCTCAGCAAAAACGCAAAAGCCCACGCCGAAATTGTCGAGCGTGATTTTTATGCGGAAGATTTCAGAACCTTTTTAGTCCTCAGAGAGGTTCTCGATATTTTTCAGCGACGAATGATTGATTATTATCTGGCGGGCGAAACCGTTGAAGAGCGCAACGCCCGCGCCGCCGAAATCGAAAAAGGCATCAGCGCCATTCCCAATGAAATTTGGATGATTGACCAACTTCAATGCCATGATGATGGGGATTGTCCCGATGGGCAAAGATGCCTTGATGGGGTTTGCCAAGCCATGATGCAAGAGCGCGCTAAGGCATTAAAAGCATTTGCACAATCCGGTTCTCTGAAACCGTAATATTGCGATTTCCTCAATCATTTGGTTAAATTTCGCGGCTCCATAAAAACATTCTTGGTTGAATCAACGCTAAATAGTTTTGGGGTAGCGTTAGCTCTCATGTAGGTTTATGACTTTGGATGCTCCATTCGTCATAAATAAATATCAACGCTCAACAATATGGAGGATTAAATGGTAAAAAAACAAACTTTAGTCGTTCTTTTGATTGTGGTAATGGTTGCTGTCGTTCTTAGCATAGGGGTTGTTACACCTACTTCAAAAGCTGTCCAAAACACATCTCAGGTTGAAAATTCTCAACGTTGCTCTGAAGACAGCCAGTGTCCAACTGGGCAAAAATGTATCAATGGAACATGTCAGGAAACCGCGAAATAGGGTGCAGAACATTAAGACGGTTGTGTAATCTACCGCTTTTGAGAATTCAAAATTCAAATCATTGTGCAGCTACTCTTTGTACAAACATACGTAAAGAATAGCTGCACATCTTTCAAGCCGAGGGGATAAACTCAGGGTCTTGCTGGCGGACGCGCTCAGCCTTTAAGAAGTCGAAATAAGCGCAACGCCTGCCGTCCGGATATTCGCGACAAACGTCGGGTCGCGCTGCATAAATTGTGCAACGGCGTTCGCTCTGGTCGAAAAACTGGCAGGTGGATTTGAAGACATGGTCTTTGCGATGACGCAAAATGCGTTCGCCCCAGGCAAACTTGGTGAATTTTTTCTCAGCCTGTTCATAAGTCAGATTGAAACGTTTGGCTAATCGGGTGATGTCTTTTTTGGTGACTTCGATGCGGTCATAACTGCAACAATAACCGGGACACTGCGCACAATCGTATAAAACCCGCAAAACCTTACCGTTGGTTTGAGACATTCGGCGTTCCTTCAGCGTAAAGAATTTCTAAAGCCAAGCATTCTATACTGCCCTCGTAGCTTTCAACAAATTGTTACTTTCATTCGCTGTAAAAATTTAAAAGCCACCCTGTAGGTGGCTTGTTGTTTTTGACAAAACTGGGGAAAACCGGTAAGCCGATGCTTGGCAAATTTGCCTATTCGTCTTCCCATTCATCCTCTTCTTCTTCTACGGCTACGTCCAGTTCGATTGGGTCAAGACCAACGACTTCTAACATGACGCCGCAATCGTCGCATTCAACCGTATCGCCCTTGTCCATATCCTCATCAACTTGAACATCAGCATCGCATTCCGGGCAAGTCCCTCTTGGCATATCTCAATCCTCCGTTGTATTTCTTTCCACCATTGGTTGTGGATTGCTAACAGCAAATATCTAAACCAAAATTTCTGATGATTGCAAGAATTTCATTGGCAAATTCTTTTACGCCTTCTATTTTTGCGCCAACCGCTGTCTCTGGCTTTCCAGTTGTTTTGCGGCAACCTTTGCCTCTTCACTTTTCGGAAAACGTCGCAGAATTTCTTTGTAAGCCTGACCGTCATAAATATACTCGCTATGCTTTTCGACAAACTCGAAATGAATTTGCAAACGGCTGTAGCGGTCAAGCCCCGTATCACTCAAATAGTAATCGCGCGCCGCAAATTTCGAGTCAGTCGTTGACAGGTTTTTCAAACGGCGGTCGGCTGAACGATTAAGCTGAGCGGCGGCGCGTTCGGCTTCTTCGGCAAAAGTGAGCAGCACGCGAGGCAAAAGCGGCGAACGATTAAATTTTTCAATGAAGAATTGACAAAGCGCCAGGCGGTCAAAGCCTTCTGCCAATTGAATGAGTGAAAGCGCGCGCGCATCTTCGCCGGCGCGTCCGGGCAGGACAATCGCGCCTTCGTGCAGCCAGCCGCGTGTTCGACGAGTGACGGCGACGCGATAAAATTTCGGCTGCTGGTTGCGGGCAGGTCTGGTTTCGACAATATAAACCGCTCTGCCGATTCGCAATCTCCTTAGCACCGTAGATTTCAAATCGGGGGCGCGACGCAATGCCGATAACCGGTCATCAATCACGAATGCTTTATTTTGCGCCAGGGTTATGGGTTCAATTGAAAGCCATATCAGAAATGTAAACAGGCATAGCAGACCTCGCATGTGCATCATCTTTTCCTCCAAATGGTTTGTGTTGTTCCATTCAGACGGAAAATAAACCAAATACAATGCAAAAAAATTAACCAAATTCGCTGGCGGCATCATTTTGTTGCAATGCCAGAACAGCTTGCCAAACAATTTACTGAAGTTGAAAAAGCGGTCTTTGACTGCGTAATTGGTGAATCGTGGTCAAAGACCGCTTCTCAGTAAATTCAAAGGAAAATCAATCGCAAACGGCTCTAAGAGTACGGCGTATTATGCTTTGCAAAAAAGACAAGCGTTGAACCTGAAAGCTCAACGCTTGTTTAAAGGAAAACAAATTTTACAGACGAATTACAACTGCGCGCCCAGCACGTCGTAGCGTGTGACGATGCCGACGATGCGTCCGTATTCTTCAACCAGAATCGCCGGAGAATCTTTCAAATGTTTGGCGGCGTGTTCGATACTCACCGCTTCATCAACCACCGGGAAACCTTTTTCCATCACTTCGGCAACGGTTGATTTCATCAGGTCACGATTTTTTAAAAGCTTTGACATCATCTTGCCTTCGCGCAATGACCCCACGGATTTGCCATCTTCAATCACCGGCAACTGCGATAGCCCGTATTGATTCATCATCTGCAAAGCATCGCCGACCAGATGCTTGGGTGAAACCGCCACCAGATGCGGCGTCTCTTCGTTCTGTTTGGTCTGATGCAACAACCCGATGGTCATTTTTTCGGGTTGCAACAGACGTTTTTCGCGCATCCATTCATCAGATAAAAACTTCGATAGATACCGCTCGCCGGTATCACAAACGATAAACACGACGACCGCATCTTTGGGCAAATCATGCGCGACCTGTAAGGCGGCAACCGCAATCGTCCCCGTCGAACCGCCGCAAAAAATCCCTTCTTCGCGTCCAAGTCGTCTTGCCATCTGAAATGAATCGCGGTCGGTGACATTGATGATTTCGTCAATATATTTCATATGGACATTTTCGGGAATGATCTCTTGCCCGATACCTTCAACTAAATAGGGCGTTGCCTGCATGAGTTTGCCGGTCTCTTTGAAGGTTTTGAACACCGAGCCATAGGGGTCTGCGCCGATGATGCGGATGTCGGGATTTTTTTCTTTCAGAAATCGCCCGGTGCCGCTGATGGTGCCGCCGGTGCCGACGCCGGCGACGAAATGAGTGATGTGCCCGTTGGTCTGTTCCCAGATTTCCGGTCCCGTCGTCAAATAATGAGCTTCGGGATTTGCGGGATTGCCATATTGAAAAACGAATAAGGAATTGGGCGTTTCCTGGGCGATGCGCCGCGCCGTGTTGACATAGTGGTCGGGCGAATCGGGTTTTGCCGAAACCGGAACCACCACGACATCTGCGCCGAGGGCTTTTAAATAGCGAATCTTTTCAACCGAGCATTTGTCGGTCATCACAAACACTGCGCGATAGCCGCGCACCGCGCAGGTGAGAGCAAGCCCGATGCCTGTGTTGCCGCTGGTGGCTTCGACGATGGTGCCGCCGGGTTTGAGTCTGCCGTCGCGTTCCGCCGCATCAATCATCGAGATGCCGATGCGGTCTTTGACCGAGCCGCCCGGATTGCGCGATTCCATTTTCGCAAGCACCAGCGCCTTGATGCCCCTGGTCAATTTATTGAGTTTTACTAAAGGGGTTTTACCGATAAGCTCCAAAATATTTTCTTCGTAGTGCATAAAGTTCGTAGTCCTTTGAGTGGTTATTCAAATGTAGTATATGAAAATTTTGCTTTCCCTCTATGTCCTCTGCGCGAACCTTAATGTTTTCTGCGTTACTTTCTTTGGTGTTTATCAAACGCAGAGAACGCAGCGTTTTTTACAGAGGGCGCAGAGCGTTATTGCTTCTTCAATCTCCAGTTAAAATTTCGCCTGGCTCTTCACAACATCCTTGAAACGAAATAGTATCACTTCACTCGGTTTCCAAAAAAGCGTTCAGTGGACAAACGAAATTTCCATCGAAAGGCTTGCGCCATGAAAAAAACATTGGCTCTCTTGGTCACGTTCCTGTTCGCCATTCAACTGGCATTTTCCAATTCATTCTTAAACCCAACTCAATCAAACGACCTCGAAGCGCGCGCCCGCGCCGCACTGGCGCAAACTTCGGGGACAATTGAACTCGCGGGGTTGATGAAACCTGTCGAAGTGTTACGCGATGAATGGGGCGTGCCGCACCTCTACGCCGAGTCGCAGGAAGATTTGTTTTTCGCGCAAGGATTCGTCGCTGCGCAAGACCGCCTGTGGCAAATGGAACTCTGGCGCAGAACCGGCGAAGGGAGACTGAGCGAAATCCTCGGCGCGGCTTACCTTGAACGCGACAAGTTCGCGCGCTTGTGTCGTTATCGCGGCGATATGCAGAGGGAATGGCAAAGCTATGCGCCCGACACCAAACGCATCATCGAATCGTTTGTCGGCGGCGTGAATGCTTTCATTGAATTGAGTCGCCATCGTCTGCCGATTGAATTTCAACTGACTGGCATTCAACCGGAACTATGGACACCGGAAGTTTGTCTCACCAGAATGGCGGGCTACATTATGACGCGCAACGCCTCGAGCGAAGTGTTGCGCGCGCAACTTGTCAAACTCGTGGGCGCGGAAAAAGCCGCTGAACTTTTAGCTACCGACCCGCAGA comes from Acidobacteriota bacterium and encodes:
- a CDS encoding pitrilysin family protein, whose amino-acid sequence is MKFLQSTVSLFLALFFVTFNSTPTKAQSFEVKTHQLTNGMKILIQEDHSIPSVALYIFYRIGSRNERPGTTGLSHFFEHMMFNGAKKYGAGEFDRVMEAAGGRNNAYTSNDVTVYQDWFTPSALELIFDLEGDRIQNLAFDPKIIESERGVVASERRTSVDANNFGLLNEQLYAAAFTAHPYQWPVVGWMVDIENWKMEDLKKHFEMGYAPNNATMVVVGDVSADEIIKFAQKYIAPIRARELPAKVTTTEPEQLGERRIVLKKFAQLPILMMGYHIPESAHPDYYPLRVLENVLFAGDSSRLYQRLVDKDQLALSVRGGLGFGFSFDPSLFEITAQPKDGVAPETVEKVIYQEIDKLKTELITDKELEKAKNILLADFYRTQKTINGKANTLGSYEVFFGDYKKMFNAADDYKKVTKEDVQRVVKKYFSENHRTVATLIPEKANTTADAKKVESGKPSVAAKKSKTATTNQQTASKK
- a CDS encoding NAD-dependent epimerase/dehydratase family protein, with protein sequence MNYTGAGIITHEMSEKILVTGATGFVGSHLVERLIECGKQVRCLVRKSSNLRYLTHPQIELVYGGLDGSTNWEEAFADVGMVYHVAGLTFARRPQDYFIVNHQGTEAIVSATLLHREQIKKFVHVSSLAAVGPGVKDRPVDEDTTPAPITAYGRSKLMGEEVVLAAADLLPVTIVRPPAVYGPRDYAIYEMFKAIARGFSPSIGKYDKQISLVHVFDLADGIILAGESDNANGRVYFISSEEIYSYDALVEMIAKIFNRKVRSLAIPKSLAYSVAAVAEVASAITRKAPVMNRDKVTDFSQENWGCSIARAKKELGYEQQIPIEEGLRRTIDWYRKEGWL
- a CDS encoding phosphatase PAP2 family protein; protein product: MVVKEEGETGRPGGGETANFQTPLQEPVQATTREPLQTSTQNRTLSVGQDGASGAKQKLPEGAVYDGRLTPADKVFIAYLLILAGLILLAIERIEHWAMLLLLHALSLGFIVLLAKVIAPKLGNVGRFIRGWYAVPFIPTTFKELEYLIPRLHPRDFDWQLAAIDYRVFGVHPTIWLERLHVPLLTEIFQIVYATYYFYPVILGVVLWLRGDFERFHFWVFILMCGFYLSYLGYIAVPAIGPRFILADQQSLPLSGVWLFDTIRGTLDRAEGITRDCFPSGHTEITLLVLFYAWKFHRRTFQWMWLPLFAIIVSTVYLRYHYVVDVVAGVVAALLVIAAAKPMYRWLGGGEIETTD
- a CDS encoding winged helix-turn-helix domain-containing protein is translated as MKHLYRFGDFYLDPQNKSLLKDQATIQLAPKTFDTLLVLVEKNGNVVTKDELLQKVWQGAAIEENNLNQQISALRKTLGEAPDGMKFIETIPKRGYKFVAPVEEVDDAIIIEKHKLSRVVIEHRSGEQAQVATAELTDPATKVLPETQQSFWQTRQKVIAAFLILLMLIGGYTIWRYFKPVDSPEAQWSNGIIETQLISVKANVGGGIGSCKFSPDGKLVAYTDERDNYLNIRVTKVGSNVSRAITDEKSINQSPVWSPDGGQIAFLSDRGSKLGLWAVDSFGGAPKPLITFDDFGEKGKEGKPSLIKWSKNEKIYYQWGSNLFSVDLNSKAISQITSFDQTKFFTRDFDISADENYIVYLDKQNNQSDIWQLPMQGGTPVQLTSDAATERSPLWYPDGKHLVYKSITDATNQICLYNLESREITQIKLENDDGALRDISPDGQQILYSQRKIESDIWKLDVDNPEEIPLTAESDLESWADASPDGTTIAYQVIKGTQGRWDFKESRLFIKPIASESPATELAAKAYDPQWSPDGKSIAFLRVVEGFHDLCVISAMGGQERNLVAGNVQYGGSVPPAMLRSLPKDYCWSPDSSKIAYSYRQDEVNNIWVVAADGSDNRKISNNLDTNLEVKCPMWSPDGKRLAYISGYTPPPNENQRWSLWVSDSDKPVFQTASVLQLLGWAGENEFIVASVENERGNKANLTKVTLSKISPAGEQKIATLESTYLANIYLSPDGKQVAFVAVQNGKGNIYLMPVGGGEVKPLTNNPDPRVLFSTLNWSADSKTLFYGKTGLINGLTLITSKGDE
- a CDS encoding Dickkopf N-terminal cysteine-rich domain-containing protein, producing MVKKQTLVVLLIVVMVAVVLSIGVVTPTSKAVQNTSQVENSQRCSEDSQCPTGQKCINGTCQETAK
- a CDS encoding YkgJ family cysteine cluster protein codes for the protein MSQTNGKVLRVLYDCAQCPGYCCSYDRIEVTKKDITRLAKRFNLTYEQAEKKFTKFAWGERILRHRKDHVFKSTCQFFDQSERRCTIYAARPDVCREYPDGRRCAYFDFLKAERVRQQDPEFIPSA
- a CDS encoding lysine biosynthesis protein LysW, encoding MPRGTCPECDADVQVDEDMDKGDTVECDDCGVMLEVVGLDPIELDVAVEEEEDEWEDE
- a CDS encoding cystathionine beta-synthase — translated: MHYEENILELIGKTPLVKLNKLTRGIKALVLAKMESRNPGGSVKDRIGISMIDAAERDGRLKPGGTIVEATSGNTGIGLALTCAVRGYRAVFVMTDKCSVEKIRYLKALGADVVVVPVSAKPDSPDHYVNTARRIAQETPNSLFVFQYGNPANPEAHYLTTGPEIWEQTNGHITHFVAGVGTGGTISGTGRFLKEKNPDIRIIGADPYGSVFKTFKETGKLMQATPYLVEGIGQEIIPENVHMKYIDEIINVTDRDSFQMARRLGREEGIFCGGSTGTIAVAALQVAHDLPKDAVVVFIVCDTGERYLSKFLSDEWMREKRLLQPEKMTIGLLHQTKQNEETPHLVAVSPKHLVGDALQMMNQYGLSQLPVIEDGKSVGSLREGKMMSKLLKNRDLMKSTVAEVMEKGFPVVDEAVSIEHAAKHLKDSPAILVEEYGRIVGIVTRYDVLGAQL